The nucleotide sequence ATTGTTCATTTCACCtattatttttcagtttttttcatCTTACTTTCCGCCTGATAGCGAAATAAACTCCAGCCTAGGCCTTCTTTTTTCTATTCGACGTATGCGACCGTCACCCTATCCCTTAAGCTTTTCTTTTAATCCTACAGCAACTCTATCTTTGCCATATGGGAGTTCTTTAAGGGCCTTATCAGATCTTTCGCCAGGGAGCTCTTCGATCATggaaatttacatttttgaacttgttaaatttcttttcttctccTTCTGAGGattaaaaaattacacttttattttcaattgaagggATTTAGAATAGATTTCTTTTAGTCAAGGAGTAAAAAAGTCCTACAttcgtaatgttttttttaatcttgtttAGCTTACAAATCCGGCATGTTAAAAAaccgaaatttaatttatattgattCATTTGCGGTCCGATATTACGATATCTTCCTAATATCGGTTGGTAAAGAAGCTGAAATTACCATAGTATACTTCAAGTGAATTTAGATGCTATTTAATCTAccattaaaacaataaaaattaaaataatcatcTTGAAAATTTCCAAGAGGTAAAAAACTGGCTtctttttgatcatttttagaacaaaaatattgttttaattaatttcaatatttttaggtaaaaatatttttaacaaaatggaaATAAAGTTTAATTACCATTCAATACATTATTGtacaaataaattacattttatacaCTTACGCATTatttgtcccaaaaaaaagCCGCCGGTGGTGAAAACTTAACGAAGGCCGAGAAAGTTTGACAATTGTGTCGCCGCGCTTGTTGCCGGAATTACCGAGTGTTTGCAAGTGATTGTGATTTTCCTGGAAAACTAGGAAAATTTTCCATCCAATCTCTCCCACTTGATAAAGGTGGTGTGCCTGGGAAGAGATTGAGTGTGCAGAAGGCTTTCCAGGAGTGCTGAGTGACACGCTAGAAGGCAGCAAATTATGGCTTCGTCCCCGAAAAAGGCCAAAACTGAGGATGGCAATAGTCGGCAAGAGATGAATGAGGAGGAATCTGAGGCTCTGGAGCACATAGATGCATGTCAGAATGAGATTGATGCCCTGAATGAGAAGGCCAGCGAGGAGATACTCAAAGTGGAACAGAAATACAACAAGCTGAGGAAGCCATTGTTTGAGAAGAGAAACCAAATCATTAAACGCATTCCAAGCTTTTGGGTCACAGCTATTGTCAATCATCCGCAAATATCGTCAATCCTGGAGGAGGAGGAAGAAGAATGCCTCCATTATCTTGAGAAATTGGTTGTGGAGGAGTTTGATGACATTAAATCAGGCTATCGCCTCAAGTTTTTCTTCGAGAAGAATCCTTTCTTCGAGAATGAACTCATCACCAAGGAGTTCTGCCTTGGATCAAGTGGTGGGTATCACTTCTGGTCAGACCCTAAATTGAGGCTGTTTTAACTGAGATTGATTGGGATTTTCAGATGGGCCAACATccacaagtaccacaatcaccTGGCGCGAGGGACGAGATCTGCTGAAGGCTCTTCAGTTTAAGCCGGCTGGGAACAGGAGAAAGAGGAATCTGGAGTTCAAATCATTCTTTGACTGGTTCACCGACAACTCAGATCCCATCAACGATGAAATTGCTGAGGTAAGTCACTTTATTCTTTGGTAAATTGTAAgacaaaaataattacaaaatttcgCATTGGAACtctaaagttttttaaaagggaatttttataataaacttTTTGAACTATATTTCAAGTTCTTACTCAGTAAACAAACTCGTAGGAATTGGATAGAATTTGATAATGTTGGGATAGTGCTCAGTTTCATTAGAAGACTACATAACACTGATTACACTAGAGGAAACGAAATGCAGAATATCTTATCACTTTTCTTCCTGTATTTTTCTAAGGAATTATTCtacatattaagaaaaattctttgcattggatatttcaatatttaacattttattaattaataaattataataggatcgtattatttatttcttgactaaaataatttttgttaatattCCTTTTGTTACAAGTCCTGAGAGTAAAAACTTCCAGAaagaaattaattcaatattcaattgaataaaaatatttttatttacaacaattttacgaatttgtagATTGATTTTaccagattttattaaaaagaattatattttttaatacaattaaaCTTTGTCGTATTTGCGAAGTTCTTTCGTCAGTCACAAGGGGTCTTCTTCGTCATATTTTTAGGCACAATTACGGTGGAATGATCACTGTCTGGTTATATgcaggcgtctacacattgagagcagttttcgtaaaaaattgcgtttttgacagaaatttgacgtttccccctacaacgctacagggaatttccttcaaaaaagcaatttttgacaaaaattgctcccaatgtgtagaggccattctTTCCagtcatttttttatttgaaataaaaaaaactttttaattaattaaaaaagagcaaGAAGAAGAGTCCTAAAGGATCGGTTAAACATTTAGTTAATTCGTTTAATTATTGTAAAGTCTACGAAAACCCTTTAGTTATGATAAATTACAACTCAACTAAAAAAAGCATATCCACAAACTTGAACACATTTGCTTCTTTCGATAATCATGCTTTAACtcgaaaaatgtcaataaactttttccaaatttaaactGTAACTCGAAtaaaaaagtagcccgattgTAAAAGAACCTACTTACCCGtgaggggcatgacatttcctatgtttcccatatgtttctagcgagccgaaaaaacttttgagtttattagctgttttctgtcattgtagaatgaattagaaaaaaaatactaatacaaaataaaagtcaatttaataacgaagaggcaaccgaaaaccccaaattggcaacctacgtagttttgaagatatctcgtgaaatgtgtacgaaaacaggaaaaaaattacactaaaactggtcgcatttttcagagctaatgtcgccCCCCTGTATTTAGTatagctattaaaaaaaataatttgaagttgtaattattttggttaataattgTTGTTTGGTTCATTATTGTTTCTTACGTCTTaaaaaatcggtatttttaaaactaaatatttttctgggaaaatatgaataaaGAGAATAATTGAAAAAGATTTAAGGCGTttacacattaggagcaattttcgtaaaaaatgcatttttgacagaattttgacgtttccacctacagcgcAGCGCCAAGAATTTCgttcaaaagagcaatttttgacaaaaatgcctcccaatgtgtagaggcctttatccAGACGAATATTTCGCCTATTCTTACTATAGGAAGGCCAACAACCACCGTTCATTCCTTCTAAGCTTTctaataattcaatttcaaaggATTCTATAATTTACTTAATCCATAATCCAATACTATGATAAAGATAGGCAGCTTGCAGCTTTAAGTTTAATATTCagtttagttaaatttttaaaatagaaataatttttaagttttaattatttagctaatcatttttaactgctcgaattccaagagagagcagttttaacaatcgtgtttttttttcaacttctctccatcctggctgacaaacggtaagagatattaccttccggtcttcgatgacccccccattgttatcattatttaatttttattagatttCTGTCCTGAGTTAAGTTTTTCGCATCTTTTGAGACGCTGAGTACTCAATGGATGTTCTGgcaaaaactttcttttttgTATTACCCCCAATGGCAGgtaaacttgcataattgtatgtgcataatctcgtcaggtgcataatgccgggactgagtgtacaagTTCACACCTttttagccactgaggaagtCACGTTGAGgtaccgaaagctttggcaaagaatttagTATTTTCCTGTCTTGAAAGTATTGCATCACCTGACGCATCTGAATCCGGAGGGCGTTTAtctccttaatttttttttgtgctaatTGTTGCCATTtatattttaccaaaaaaattgtcGTATCCAAGGTCCTAAAGATCTCatagaattgaattgaatttatttcatctcattcttgatcttTCCCATCTCTCAATGCGTCCaccaccgtcttagcgttgatttcAACCTCCAGaactaaacggtggaaatgtcctttcACTGGTTGTATGTTTCGGTTTAACAATATGTTTACATTTGATTGGGGCTAGGTTAGTCATAAAGAGAGAGCAAGTTTGCCAAGCTAATCTAATCAGCTGTATGGCAATTTATGAGAATAATTTATAGgaataatttaaagatttaaagatTAAAGCATAGTGTGAAGTAGGGCTACATTGACAAAAGATTTCTTTCGCATATTTTCTAAAGGAAACgattttctgaatatttcttCTACCTAGTTGAGTTCAGTGGCAACAGCACGTGCGTCTCTGAAGTCCGTTGTCACTCAATCCCATATCTTGTGCTTTGCTCTTCCCCCACTTTCCTTACCATGCCAAATGAGTCTACTCAAACTGAACATCTAAGTTataattaatttgtaatttcgtcggttgcggctacctctgccgtatctgcattcggagcaactacaatacagacgtcccctcttgcgtgaaatgctgacacaaaagaaatgcagatacgacagaggttgccgcaaccgacgatttattGAGCTGATTTAGTTTGAGTTGGCTTAAACGGTTACTGAACCAGGGTTTCTGCATTTTACCTGGGGAGGCCGGGGAGGCCGGTAATGGTAAGTCGGAGGCAGACACAACTTAAGCACACTTTTgagaagtaaataaataaataaatagaactaGGTTTTAACGTGATCTAACTCTGaaaaacaattgtggaactaaataaaatcaCTGTAGGttcagcttcctttagaaatatgcgaaaaaaatcgtataggggaaagtggcctgcctttgaatgcggcagactttgaatatttcaatttttctcttattttccaaagtaaAACCCCAAAGTCAATACaactaattattttctattaatttcgattaactctttcgtctcttttgggactctgagtacccaaagcagcatatgaatattcagtgaaaaacaatgttttttaattattcaggactgataaaaatcctattcttgtggatgattacaaactataaggatgtccaaatataagatattttttgtagaacctcaattaattcctgagcttttagatatttttgattaaaaaaagatgaaattggcttgcagcatatgctgcggtccggaaagagttaacgaaATAGAATATTtcctttgggaaataagagaaaaaaataaatgttcaaaggcagaccactttccgcTATCAATGAGAGCCCTACAATCCCGTTTTAATTAACTTGAATATTTCTGGGtttgagaaaattaatttattaaaaaatccatATGAACGTTTTAGAAGTCGATCTCCatcaaagaattttattaatccATTAGAGAATTTGAAtgaagcatatgcatcatgcGTCAATCCTATTACAAGATGGTTTTGAAGAATATCTCATTTTcagtcaattttaattaaatgctCGCCTTACAAATTCATTTGAATCATTCGGtttaacaagcgaaaaattgcaatttattgaCTTCTCAATATCAGTCACAACTGAAGAAGCTTTTCCCCATAAAATCCAGTCAAAACTGCAAATCATTTGCTTTCGCGTATTGTAGCAAAATCAAAAGCAACATTTCTGGTAAATTCCGGTTACAAAACATGCTCATTCCACTAATTTCTTATTTACTTACAGCTCATCAAGGACGATTTGTGGCCAAATCCTCTTCAGTACTACCTGGTTCCTGACATTGAGGTTGAACCGGAGGAAAATGATGAGAACAGCGAAGAGTATGGGGAGGAAGAGAATTTTGACGAGGACGAGGAGTCCACTGAACAGAAGTAGAGAGAGAGATGACACATCAATTGGGGAGGGCGCGGCAGTATTTCAGCATTTTCTGTGTGTTTTTAGTGACAAAAGcaaagttgaatttttaaaagggttacaaaaaaaaacattttttttgtttttgcaaaaaaaaaacccaaaaatctATCCATTCTCTCTTCCTTCCAAagtccttttatttttttttgcgtcACAAAAAGGAAatgaaatcaaaaataaaaggaGAATGGGAGGCAATATTCCTCTTGAATCCATTTCAGGtgattcttcaaaaaaaaaaaaaaaatagaattgatCAGtggaacaataaataaaattctctgtgtccaagaaaaaattactgttttttttctttcttcaatcACCTCAGCTACATTTTGAGCAACATCTTGGCTTTTTACACTGATACAGAGGTTCAGAGGGAAGGGAAAGAGCGGAAAGGGTTTAGGGAAGGATTGAAAGGCGTTGGGAGTCGAAAAGTTGTAAGGATAGGGTTAGAAGAAGATGATCTTCTTTGGTCAGTTTCATGAGATTCGACTAGAATGCAAGGGATGCCGCGGCATTCAATCTTGCCGACAGTAGCAGTACTTTCGCAGTTCAGGCTGGGTCTCCATGATGCACCTGGCCTGATTCCCATACTGATTCACTCGAGATATGTCTGACATCCTCACGGAGAATGCATGCATGGTGAGATCATGCGTGACACTGGCCTCGTAAATTGCTCCTCCGGGGCTCGTGGTCAGCTTTATCTGGTACATCTCCGTAAAGACTTGCGTTGTCGAGGACAGATCCGCCAGGAAGCCATCAAAGTCTTTGTTCTGCTTGAAGCGCAGCAAATTGTCATGAGGAGCCAATTTGGCTGCCCAATTGATTTCACTGAGTGTCAGCAAACTGCAGAGATTCCGATGTTCATGAGTAAAGAGATTGATCGTGTCCACGATGGAGACAGCTGCCCGGACGACAATGTCCAGGGAAGTGTCATTGATCTGGCGCCAGTTCAAGCAGGCACACCAATGGGGCTCGATATAGGCATCAGCACACGATCGCGTCTCCGGAATGCGATCAAACAGGGAAATAGCCCGAGAATGCTCCTGTCGGGAATCTCTAGTGCCTCCAGATTGCAATTCTgcaaattaaacaaaatgaaatattttcttttaaaggtGAGCTCTTCACCAAAAAATATCCTCATTAAAATTGATAGCTTCCGCGTGAAAATTTGGGGGCGTATTTGAGTCTGAAAATAACTTCTTAACATTATTTATTCATTCTAAGAAGTAGAAAAGGAAGGAGAAGCTATTTAGCGGTCTTTATTATCTACGTGTTAAGAAACTTTATTCAATGCCTAGCCAATCAATATCACTTACAGATTCTTGCAACACAAATTACCATATTAGAAGGAGCAATCAAGGGTCATGGGGAAATATCCCCTACACGAtacttaataaattaaaaaaagtataactctaaatttcattcaaaaacacttaaaattaaGTTCACTTTAAGGCCATTTCCATCCAAGAAAAGCTCCTTTACTGGCATCTtgagttttataaattttccaaaattcctaaataattcaatttgaattaaaaatggatttattgTGATTTATTCTTAAAGATATATTGTacaaaatgttcattttaaaaaCTCCCTACAATTCTTTTATGAGAACTCTTGGGAAACTTTTGGTTCCGGtcaacttttctaaaaaaaaactacaattttgttagaagagattcttgaaattttttaagctttccaaaa is from Phlebotomus papatasi isolate M1 chromosome 1, Ppap_2.1, whole genome shotgun sequence and encodes:
- the LOC129799163 gene encoding protein SET, with product MASSPKKAKTEDGNSRQEMNEEESEALEHIDACQNEIDALNEKASEEILKVEQKYNKLRKPLFEKRNQIIKRIPSFWVTAIVNHPQISSILEEEEEECLHYLEKLVVEEFDDIKSGYRLKFFFEKNPFFENELITKEFCLGSSDGPTSTSTTITWREGRDLLKALQFKPAGNRRKRNLEFKSFFDWFTDNSDPINDEIAELIKDDLWPNPLQYYLVPDIEVEPEENDENSEEYGEEENFDEDEESTEQK